ATAATAATGTGGTTTTATTTGGGTGGGGAGGGGGGGAAGAAGACCACTCAGAATCACACCATAGACCCTCTATAAATTCTTCCTCGCGAAGGCCCAAATCACCCACTTCAGCCTCTCTCCAAAAACCCTCGAGAAACACAGAAAAGCAGAAGCCATGGATTCTGTTCCATGCAAGGCTTTTCTGCTTGTTCAGCTCTTGTTCCTACTCAGCTGCTTCCAAGAAGCCTCCTGTGTTTTCCCCAGCCCCCCGGTTCACCCTCCGACCTGGCACGACCACGGCCACCCCCTTGATCACTCCCCGAGCCCCGCACCTTCCCTCGCTCCCTTCCATCCTCCGGGTCACCCCCCAATTAAACCGCCGGCCCAACCGCCTGTCAAACCTCCAGTCTACAACCCTCTTTGGAGGAAGTTCATAGCCGTTCAAGGCGTCGTTTATTGCAAGTCCTGCAAAGAAACCCTCGACGGCAGCGACAAACCCATTTTTGGTGAGTTCTCTCCGTAAGTCTACTTTTTTACTGCCCCCATATTCATGACATGATTAAAAGGATTGAGAAAGTAGTGCATATGTATGCTGGTtctactactttttttttttttttggtaaggatgctGGTTCTACTACTTATTATACCTCACAGTCGAAAATGGTTGAAAGCACACAAGATAGTGAATTCGTTCACGTGTCTAACACGAACGCACCGCATTATTCACTTGACAAAATTGCCTTGAAACGGCTAATCTTCCTCATTAGCTTCTGCAAGTTTTCTTTCTCCCCGAGAACTGTTATACACTAACCGGCCAACATGTTCATGGTTCAGGTGCCCAAGTGAAGCTCCTGTGCAAGAACACCAGGTACTCAGCGGCGGTAGCGACCGCAACGACCGACAAGAATGGCTACTTCTTCCTCCAAGCGCCCAAGACCGTCACAAGCTTCGCCTCCCACAAGTGCAAGGCCTATTTGGTCTCATCTCCAATCTCCTCATGCAGTCAACCATCCAACCTCAACGGCGGAGTGACCGGCGCCACCTTGAGGTGGGAGATGTGGCCCTCGATCAAGTACCCATTCATACTCTACTCGGTCGGACCGTTCGCATTCAAGCCCAAGTGCAAAGCCCCGGGTCCCAAATGATCTCCCCATCGTGTGTCACCGTAGCTTCTATTGTTGTTGAGTGTCATCCGTGATTCGAGTCTCATGATAAAGGTTGTACTTGTGCTTGTAGTATTTGTTGGTCGGTTTATTTGAGTGACAATAAATGATATAAAGGAGTGGGTGTCCCCCTCTTGCAATAGATATTATCTTTTCCACACAAAAAAGTTACCCCCCGAGGGCGACAAAATATAAAGTTACCCAAGAACGGCATGATATAGATTTTGTCGGCTTAAGGTTAACCAAAGACGACAAATTggtcaaagtttttttttttttttagggtcaaCATAAGATAACAAATTCTTGAATTCATTGCCTTAGATCATACTCTAAAGCTACGAAATTAGAGCTCCGTTCCCTTAAGTTGAACTTAAAGGACGAATCATGATTTGAGCGCTTCTTTGACTCTCCATTTCCTATTTTGGTCTCTTGCCCGATCGATGGATCTATTGTTGTTTGCACTATCGTGCCGAGAGTTGATGAGTGTTAGCCTCTTTTGCATTGATATACTTAGGCTCTATGtttcacaagaaaataaatgatttgaaaattatttttttaaaaatgttagcttgtatcacttgaaataattaatcaataagcAATATATTTATTATTGATAAAAATTGATGCATTAACACTTTTgtggacgataaaaatattttttttgcttgtttatttttataGGCGACagaatcaatcattttttaaaaaaaatgtgatcaaattacttatttttcacgaaGACAGACGCACCTTTGTTTCTCGAGTACAACATTCTTCTAAAGTGGTGGATCGCTTCTTGCCGACAGAAAACAAGAAGGGACACATCTGGAATCCCGCTATGGCAGCCAATAAGGCAGCATCAAAGGAGGATTTAAGATTTCGACGGCCACCTCGTTAAATGGACGAAGATAATCtttgaaaaattactaaaaaaagtctaaaattattacaattatgtcaattcaatcacaatattttttttttatcaattcagtcctaaattttttatatttgtgctaattcaatccatccaatcaTTTTGGCCTAAAAATCCTGACATAGACCTCAGCCACCCTAAGGTAACGGCGGCGGCCGGCACTATGAACAATTTTTACTCAAGCTCATCTGCAGCCGATCGCTAACTGAAACgagaaggaaaaatataaaaaaaaataaaaaaagaaaagagaacaaagaaaagataaataattaaaaattttgtaatttttaaaaaagcaaagagtgaaaacaaaaaataaaaagataaaaaaaattattaaaaggagtccatggaggaaaatcaaatctgatttttcataCAAAAcgacggaaaacatttttcggatctctttcatattttagccaaacaccaaaaaacattgtcatttttctgaaaaataacttttccaaaaatatttaccgaaaatttccctttttttgcgaaacaaacagagtctaagtgtaaaaaatattataatatatcTGTGAAATTATTTTATGATGTCTAAAAGAGTCGGCAAAAAGATGAGGCGGTATGATAAATTAACGTAGCTTAGAAATATCTAAATGACAGTCTTTTTAtcgggttaaaaaaaaatagaaaatgcttAAAGCAATGGTGCAACGGGCATGCCTATGGCCCTTGTCTCTTGACAAGGGATCTCCATGTTGTGGAAATTTCACGATAGTGCTTATA
This sequence is a window from Rhodamnia argentea isolate NSW1041297 chromosome 3, ASM2092103v1, whole genome shotgun sequence. Protein-coding genes within it:
- the LOC115732088 gene encoding non-classical arabinogalactan protein 31-like, whose amino-acid sequence is MDSVPCKAFLLVQLLFLLSCFQEASCVFPSPPVHPPTWHDHGHPLDHSPSPAPSLAPFHPPGHPPIKPPAQPPVKPPVYNPLWRKFIAVQGVVYCKSCKETLDGSDKPIFGAQVKLLCKNTRYSAAVATATTDKNGYFFLQAPKTVTSFASHKCKAYLVSSPISSCSQPSNLNGGVTGATLRWEMWPSIKYPFILYSVGPFAFKPKCKAPGPK